From the Halalkalicoccus sp. CGA53 genome, one window contains:
- a CDS encoding antitoxin VapB family protein, which produces MGSKTVRLDDDVYERLRAHKRDDETFSEAVDRLLGEHSLLDLVGIYSEEEVEEVESALVEKERRDAARRRESFDRSA; this is translated from the coding sequence ATGGGCTCGAAGACGGTCCGTCTCGACGACGACGTCTACGAACGGCTCCGAGCGCACAAACGCGACGACGAGACGTTCTCGGAGGCGGTCGATCGGCTGCTCGGCGAGCACTCGCTTCTCGACCTGGTCGGGATCTACTCCGAGGAAGAAGTAGAGGAGGTCGAGTCGGCACTCGTGGAGAAAGAACGGCGGGACGCCGCGAGACGACGTGAGTCGTTCGACCGATCCGCATGA
- a CDS encoding tubulin/FtsZ family protein: MKLAMIGFGQAGGKIVDRFLEHDMETDSNVVRAAVAVNTAKADLMGLEHIPQESRVLIGQSRVKGHGVGADNELGASVAEEDIDEVQGAIDSVPVHEVDAFLVVAGMGGGTGSGGAPVIAKHLKRIYTEPVYGLGVLPGRDEGGIYTLNAARSFQTFVREVDNLMVFDNDSWRSTGESVEGGYGTINEEIVRRFGILFGAGEIEAGDEVAESVVDSSEIINTLAGGGVSTIGYASEAVDPIASGGGLLSRFTGDDEPEIDSAHTTNRITSLVRKAALGRLTLPCEIRGTERALLVLAGPSEYLNRKGIERGRKWTEEQTGSMEVRGGDYPVADAEEVAAVVLLSGVTDVPRIKGLQQVAIEAQHNIEEIRAESEGKLEALVDDGSEELDPLF; this comes from the coding sequence ATGAAACTCGCGATGATTGGATTCGGTCAGGCGGGCGGCAAGATCGTCGACCGGTTCCTCGAACACGACATGGAGACGGACAGCAACGTCGTCCGCGCGGCGGTCGCGGTGAACACCGCGAAGGCGGACCTGATGGGACTCGAACACATCCCCCAGGAGAGCCGGGTGCTGATCGGCCAGTCCCGGGTGAAGGGCCACGGCGTCGGCGCGGACAACGAACTCGGCGCGAGCGTCGCCGAGGAGGACATCGACGAGGTGCAGGGTGCGATCGACTCCGTTCCCGTACACGAGGTCGACGCGTTCCTCGTCGTCGCCGGGATGGGCGGCGGCACGGGAAGCGGCGGCGCGCCGGTGATCGCGAAACACCTCAAACGCATCTACACCGAGCCGGTCTACGGCCTCGGCGTGCTCCCCGGCCGGGACGAGGGCGGCATCTACACGCTGAACGCCGCCCGCTCGTTCCAGACGTTCGTCCGCGAGGTGGACAACCTGATGGTCTTCGACAACGACTCGTGGCGCTCGACCGGCGAGTCCGTCGAGGGCGGCTACGGGACGATCAACGAGGAGATCGTCAGACGGTTCGGCATCCTCTTCGGCGCGGGTGAGATCGAAGCCGGCGATGAGGTCGCTGAAAGCGTCGTCGACTCCTCGGAGATCATCAACACGCTCGCCGGCGGTGGCGTCTCGACGATCGGCTACGCCTCGGAGGCGGTGGACCCGATCGCCTCCGGCGGCGGTCTACTTTCGCGGTTCACCGGCGACGACGAACCCGAGATCGACAGCGCACACACCACCAACCGTATCACCAGCCTCGTCCGGAAGGCCGCGCTCGGTCGGCTCACGCTCCCCTGCGAGATCCGCGGGACCGAACGCGCCCTGCTCGTGCTCGCCGGCCCCTCCGAGTACCTGAACCGGAAGGGGATCGAACGCGGCCGGAAGTGGACCGAGGAGCAGACCGGGAGCATGGAGGTCCGAGGTGGGGATTACCCCGTCGCCGACGCCGAGGAGGTCGCCGCCGTCGTCTTGCTCTCGGGCGTGACCGACGTCCCTCGGATCAAGGGACTCCAGCAGGTCGCGATCGAAGCCCAGCACAACATCGAGGAGATCAGAGCCGAGAGCGAGGGGAAACTCGAGGCGCTCGTCGACGACGGAAGCGAGGAACTCGACCCCCTCTTCTAG
- a CDS encoding fructosamine kinase family protein: MTDPLPDLPIDAEIRSVEPLSGGQIGRVSRVELADGRTVVAKTGPTDLTLEGRMLRYLEERGLPVPELLGVSTEVLVLSHVEGESRFTPAAERHAARLLADLHTSSAPRFGFPYDTLTGQLPLPNPWTDSWAEFYVEHRLRYAARRAHEDGPLPTPLAGEIEAIAAECDRWLAEPDAPALLHGDVWTENVLAAGDRITGFLDPAISYGHPEIELAYVDWTGTFGEAFFETYDGIRGIEAGFWETRRYLYRLFPLLVHVWHFGEGYVRSIERVVERLS; encoded by the coding sequence ATGACCGACCCGCTCCCGGATCTCCCGATCGACGCCGAGATACGGTCGGTAGAACCGCTCTCGGGCGGGCAGATCGGCCGCGTATCTCGGGTCGAACTCGCCGACGGCCGGACCGTCGTCGCGAAGACCGGTCCGACCGACCTCACGCTCGAAGGCCGCATGCTCCGCTACCTCGAAGAACGCGGACTCCCGGTACCGGAGCTACTCGGTGTCAGTACCGAAGTGCTCGTCCTCTCGCACGTCGAGGGCGAGAGTCGGTTCACCCCGGCAGCCGAGCGCCACGCCGCACGCCTGCTCGCGGACCTCCACACCAGCTCGGCCCCGAGGTTCGGCTTCCCGTACGACACGCTCACCGGGCAACTCCCGCTCCCCAATCCGTGGACCGACTCCTGGGCCGAGTTCTACGTGGAGCATCGGCTTCGCTACGCCGCCCGACGAGCACACGAGGACGGCCCGCTCCCCACCCCGCTCGCGGGGGAGATAGAAGCGATCGCCGCCGAGTGCGACCGCTGGCTGGCCGAGCCCGACGCCCCCGCCCTGCTCCACGGCGACGTCTGGACCGAGAACGTGCTCGCTGCCGGGGATCGGATCACCGGCTTCCTCGACCCGGCGATCTCCTACGGCCACCCGGAGATCGAACTCGCGTACGTCGACTGGACGGGGACGTTCGGGGAGGCCTTCTTCGAGACCTACGACGGGATTCGGGGGATCGAGGCGGGATTCTGGGAGACGCGACGGTATCTGTATCGGCTGTTCCCCTTGCTGGTCCACGTCTGGCACTTCGGGGAGGGGTACGTGCGGTCGATCGAGCGGGTGGTCGAACGACTCTCCTGA
- a CDS encoding potassium channel family protein, giving the protein MRFVIIGAGRVGSRTARVLTREGHEVTLVEADESVADRARKEGYEVIVGDGARESVLEEAGIADADAFGALTSDLNANFAACMIAKHHGCRTVLRIDADYREGIYRKYAEEVDEIIYPERLGALGAKNALLGGNIRAIADIAQNLQVVELTVQDGSPMRGYTISELELPADATLLAFGKEGEPLAIPSPDESLEAGDRLAVLADFDVLGDVRQLIVGEAAAPAVGGA; this is encoded by the coding sequence ATGCGGTTTGTTATCATTGGAGCGGGCAGAGTCGGGTCGCGGACCGCGCGGGTGCTCACCCGGGAGGGCCACGAGGTGACGCTCGTCGAGGCCGACGAGTCGGTGGCCGACCGCGCTCGAAAAGAGGGCTACGAGGTGATCGTCGGCGACGGCGCTCGCGAGTCGGTCCTCGAGGAGGCGGGCATCGCGGATGCCGACGCGTTCGGCGCGCTCACGAGCGACCTGAACGCCAACTTCGCCGCTTGTATGATCGCGAAACACCACGGCTGTCGCACAGTACTGCGAATCGACGCCGACTATCGCGAGGGCATCTACAGGAAGTACGCCGAGGAGGTCGACGAGATCATCTACCCCGAGCGCCTCGGCGCGCTCGGCGCGAAGAACGCGCTGCTCGGCGGGAACATCCGCGCGATCGCCGACATCGCCCAGAACCTCCAGGTGGTCGAACTCACCGTCCAGGACGGCTCTCCAATGCGCGGGTACACGATCAGCGAGCTCGAACTCCCGGCGGACGCGACGCTGCTCGCGTTCGGCAAGGAGGGCGAGCCGCTCGCGATTCCCTCGCCGGACGAGTCGCTCGAGGCGGGCGACCGGCTGGCGGTGCTCGCGGACTTCGACGTACTCGGCGACGTGCGACAGCTGATCGTCGGCGAGGCGGCCGCCCCTGCCGTGGGAGGGGCGTAG
- a CDS encoding complex I NDUFA9 subunit family protein — protein sequence MNVLVTGGTGFIGSYLCDELAERGHSVTALSRSPDPSAVSQAVETVEGDVTDPDSLEGPIDGQDVVVNLVSPSPLWEPEGGNEMYDRIHRQGTENLVRLCEDAGVDRFVQQSGLITGDEDLTSYHRAKARAEEIVRESDLEYVIYRPSIVFGDGDEIVGFTTKLKQMFAPVGPLYPLPGGGERTYFQLIYVGDLAPMLADGVEGDEHANETYELGGPKVYSLREMTELVFESKGRDITIVPLPMALSKVGMTAMGVVPGLRLGPNQYRGLKADNRVSDNDVGVFGVSEDEMTTFEEYLGLA from the coding sequence ATGAACGTACTCGTGACCGGTGGGACGGGGTTCATCGGGAGCTACCTGTGCGACGAACTGGCAGAACGCGGGCACAGCGTGACGGCGCTCTCGCGCTCGCCGGACCCGTCCGCGGTCTCCCAGGCAGTCGAGACGGTCGAAGGCGACGTCACCGATCCCGACTCGCTCGAGGGACCGATCGACGGGCAGGACGTCGTCGTGAACCTCGTGTCGCCGTCGCCGCTGTGGGAGCCGGAGGGCGGTAACGAGATGTACGACCGGATCCACCGCCAGGGAACCGAGAACCTCGTCCGCCTCTGTGAGGACGCCGGCGTCGACCGGTTCGTCCAGCAGAGCGGTCTCATAACGGGCGACGAGGACCTGACGTCGTACCACCGTGCGAAGGCCCGCGCCGAGGAGATCGTCCGCGAGTCCGACCTCGAGTACGTCATCTACCGTCCGTCGATCGTCTTCGGTGACGGCGACGAAATCGTCGGGTTCACGACGAAGCTGAAGCAGATGTTCGCCCCGGTCGGTCCCCTCTATCCGCTGCCCGGCGGCGGCGAGCGGACGTACTTCCAGCTCATCTACGTCGGGGACCTCGCGCCGATGCTCGCCGACGGCGTCGAGGGAGACGAACACGCGAACGAGACGTACGAACTCGGCGGCCCGAAGGTGTACAGCCTGCGCGAAATGACCGAACTCGTATTCGAGTCGAAGGGGCGGGACATCACGATCGTCCCGCTCCCGATGGCGCTCTCGAAGGTCGGCATGACCGCGATGGGGGTCGTTCCTGGCCTCCGACTGGGCCCCAATCAGTACAGGGGACTCAAGGCCGACAACCGGGTCTCCGACAATGACGTCGGCGTCTTCGGCGTCTCCGAAGACGAGATGACGACGTTCGAGGAGTACCTCGGTCTGGCGTAA
- a CDS encoding Lrp/AsnC family transcriptional regulator produces the protein MSVVAYIMVKANTGEADRLRDDVLSLDGVDDAHIVAGDVDIIAKITVDSPAHVKEIAADGIQGISGVEDTQTYIAMD, from the coding sequence ATGTCCGTCGTCGCCTACATCATGGTGAAGGCCAACACGGGCGAGGCCGACCGGCTCAGGGACGACGTCCTCTCCCTCGACGGCGTCGACGACGCCCACATCGTCGCCGGCGACGTCGACATCATCGCGAAGATCACCGTCGACTCGCCCGCCCACGTGAAGGAGATCGCCGCCGATGGCATCCAGGGCATCTCCGGCGTCGAGGACACCCAGACCTACATCGCGATGGACTGA
- the tmk gene encoding dTMP kinase has product MLLTLEGIDGSGKTTVWEALGRTYPDAVFTREPTGSWYGEVVSRSIAEEDADPIAELFLFTADHADHLSRVIRPALEEGKLVISARYSDSRYAYQGASLADLIDRPLEYVRGVHSPWTRPPDHTIYLDVDPETGAARSGATNKLEQVEYLRAVRENYERLLAAEPGRFTRIDATRSPEEVIDGVERVLDRVV; this is encoded by the coding sequence ATGTTGCTCACCCTCGAAGGCATCGACGGGAGCGGGAAGACGACCGTCTGGGAGGCGCTCGGTCGGACCTACCCCGACGCCGTCTTCACCCGCGAACCGACCGGGAGCTGGTACGGCGAGGTCGTCTCGCGGTCGATCGCCGAGGAGGACGCGGACCCGATCGCCGAACTCTTCCTCTTCACCGCCGATCACGCGGACCACCTCTCCCGGGTGATCCGACCAGCGCTCGAGGAGGGAAAGCTGGTGATCTCCGCCCGCTATTCCGACTCCAGGTACGCCTACCAGGGGGCGTCGCTCGCCGACCTGATCGACCGGCCGCTCGAGTACGTCCGTGGGGTACACTCCCCCTGGACGCGCCCGCCGGATCACACGATCTACCTCGACGTCGATCCGGAGACGGGTGCTGCACGGAGCGGTGCGACGAACAAGTTAGAGCAGGTAGAGTACCTGCGGGCCGTGCGCGAGAACTACGAACGGCTGCTCGCCGCGGAGCCCGGACGGTTCACCCGGATCGACGCGACCCGCTCGCCGGAAGAAGTGATCGACGGCGTCGAAAGGGTGCTCGACCGGGTCGTCTAG
- a CDS encoding Lrp/AsnC family transcriptional regulator — MVHAFVMVKTAAGKSEAVVDQVRDVTNVSEAHIVAGEFDVIAEVDAEEVYDVLQASSSSIQALEGVADTKTYISLE; from the coding sequence ATGGTACACGCGTTCGTCATGGTGAAGACGGCGGCGGGGAAGTCGGAGGCGGTCGTCGACCAGGTCAGGGACGTCACGAACGTCTCCGAGGCGCATATCGTCGCCGGCGAGTTCGACGTGATCGCGGAGGTCGACGCCGAGGAGGTCTACGACGTTCTCCAGGCGTCGTCGTCGTCGATCCAGGCGCTCGAGGGCGTCGCGGACACGAAGACGTACATCTCGCTGGAGTAG
- a CDS encoding DUF5813 family protein, with protein MRETGAERARNAMDDHDAFERVGAEHRVTTTPFEGRVTASEGEGATGFGVEVQVPTLDAVVEGESVPDVIEEGWLETFELRLADAHQATRRLEALDPEVERDGEEVRVAFAFEESAERGPEEAKALVEYVEGTWVEGIVPGYEYGEPAASLLGRAQQTYGGGGGVER; from the coding sequence ATGCGAGAGACGGGTGCCGAGCGAGCGCGGAACGCGATGGACGACCACGATGCGTTCGAACGAGTGGGTGCGGAGCATCGGGTGACGACGACGCCGTTCGAGGGACGCGTCACCGCGAGCGAGGGCGAGGGGGCGACCGGGTTCGGCGTTGAGGTCCAGGTCCCGACGCTCGACGCGGTCGTCGAAGGGGAATCGGTTCCCGACGTGATCGAGGAGGGCTGGCTCGAGACGTTCGAACTCCGGCTGGCAGACGCCCACCAGGCGACGAGGCGGCTGGAGGCGCTCGATCCGGAGGTCGAACGCGACGGCGAGGAGGTCAGGGTGGCCTTCGCGTTCGAGGAGTCCGCAGAACGCGGCCCGGAGGAGGCGAAGGCGCTCGTCGAGTACGTCGAGGGGACCTGGGTCGAGGGGATCGTTCCGGGCTACGAGTACGGCGAACCCGCCGCGTCGCTGCTCGGGCGGGCACAGCAGACCTACGGCGGCGGCGGGGGCGTCGAGCGGTAA
- a CDS encoding cation:proton antiporter, with translation MIAAILLLGIGAQLLARRLRVPSVLFLIAVSVALGPEALGVVTFETFGDGLRVIVGLSVAIIVFDGAFDLRIDRLREASRTTIRLSTIGAALTFLGTAGAVRLFLDASWPLSLLVGALLVATGPTVITPILEVVRVREHVAAALESEGIVNDVTAAIAAVVIYETLVVGEGGALDTLGGFSLRFALGVGVGLVVAGTVYVLLTHEIAPGSTPQVARFLTLSAAIGSFAIADLLAAEAGIAAAATAGVVLGNLDLPHRETMETFGRDLTLVVLSFVFISLAALIDVEAILTLGLGGVGVVLAVVLVIRPIVMFLCARDRRFTDNERLFLAAVGPRGIVPASVATLFAIELAVDGDPTAAGTLVGTVFLIIFVTVVLEAGLARQIADALSVTPMRTIIVGGGRVGRALATRLERRGEFVVVVDRDDDATGEAREAGFTVHTGDGTDPSVLNAAGAPEAKILVAATSTDDSNLLISQLARTTFGVERVFARVNDPENAPAFDTLGVTAIDASMATARVIDNEIERPALTHWMAELGEGHDVQEIEITADDLVGRTIREVNAEIPDGCIVAVIGREGDTHVPRADERLVRGDHVTFVGEAAAVDEAAARFHPHD, from the coding sequence GTGATCGCAGCGATCCTGCTGCTGGGGATCGGCGCGCAGTTGCTCGCGCGCCGGCTCCGGGTGCCGAGCGTGCTCTTTCTGATCGCCGTCAGCGTCGCGCTCGGACCCGAGGCGCTGGGCGTCGTCACCTTCGAGACGTTCGGCGACGGCCTCCGGGTGATCGTCGGGCTGAGCGTGGCGATCATCGTCTTCGACGGCGCGTTCGACCTGCGGATCGACCGGTTACGGGAGGCCTCACGGACGACGATCCGGCTCTCGACGATCGGGGCGGCACTCACCTTCCTCGGGACCGCCGGCGCGGTCCGGCTCTTCCTCGACGCCTCGTGGCCGCTCTCGCTCCTCGTCGGGGCGCTGCTCGTCGCGACGGGACCGACGGTAATCACGCCGATCCTGGAGGTCGTGCGGGTGCGAGAGCACGTCGCGGCGGCCCTCGAGAGCGAGGGGATCGTGAACGACGTCACGGCGGCGATCGCCGCCGTCGTGATCTACGAGACGCTCGTCGTCGGCGAGGGTGGCGCGCTGGACACGCTCGGCGGCTTCTCGCTCCGGTTCGCCCTCGGCGTCGGCGTCGGCCTGGTCGTCGCCGGGACGGTCTACGTCCTGCTGACCCACGAGATCGCTCCGGGGAGCACACCACAGGTCGCTCGTTTTCTCACGCTCTCGGCCGCGATCGGTTCGTTCGCGATCGCGGACCTGCTCGCCGCCGAGGCGGGCATCGCTGCCGCCGCGACCGCGGGAGTCGTCCTCGGTAACCTCGACCTCCCACACAGGGAGACGATGGAAACGTTCGGCCGCGACCTCACGCTAGTGGTGCTCTCGTTCGTCTTCATCTCGCTGGCGGCGCTGATCGACGTCGAGGCGATCCTCACGCTCGGTCTCGGCGGGGTCGGCGTGGTGCTCGCGGTCGTGCTCGTGATCCGTCCGATCGTCATGTTCCTCTGTGCCCGCGACCGGCGGTTCACCGACAACGAGCGGCTCTTCCTCGCCGCGGTCGGTCCCAGGGGGATCGTCCCGGCGAGCGTCGCGACGCTGTTCGCGATCGAGCTCGCGGTCGACGGCGATCCGACCGCGGCGGGAACGCTCGTCGGCACGGTCTTTCTCATCATCTTCGTCACCGTCGTCCTCGAGGCCGGACTCGCCAGACAGATCGCCGACGCCCTCTCAGTCACACCCATGCGAACCATCATCGTCGGCGGCGGCCGGGTCGGCCGGGCGCTCGCCACACGGCTCGAACGGCGCGGGGAGTTCGTCGTCGTCGTCGATCGGGACGACGACGCGACCGGCGAGGCTCGCGAGGCGGGCTTTACGGTCCACACCGGCGACGGCACCGATCCGTCGGTACTGAACGCTGCCGGCGCGCCGGAGGCGAAGATCCTCGTCGCTGCGACCAGCACCGACGACTCGAACCTGCTGATCTCCCAACTCGCACGGACCACCTTCGGGGTCGAACGGGTGTTCGCCCGGGTGAACGATCCCGAGAACGCCCCCGCCTTCGACACGCTCGGCGTGACGGCGATCGACGCCTCGATGGCGACCGCACGCGTCATCGACAACGAGATCGAGCGGCCGGCGCTCACCCACTGGATGGCCGAACTCGGTGAGGGCCACGACGTCCAGGAGATCGAGATCACCGCCGACGACCTCGTCGGACGGACGATCCGCGAGGTGAACGCCGAGATCCCGGACGGCTGTATCGTCGCCGTCATCGGTCGAGAGGGCGACACACACGTCCCCAGGGCCGACGAGCGCCTCGTACGCGGGGACCACGTCACGTTCGTCGGCGAGGCGGCCGCCGTCGACGAGGCGGCCGCCCGGTTCCACCCTCACGACTGA
- a CDS encoding universal stress protein, with protein sequence MGIDTILVAVAEEDQDRGDVIASTVIDVAKPTGATVVIAHVIAEETYREVVERAGAVVDGDDDDVPEWARQWARLDVGIEGEVPEWVERWAVSEVSEEPREISGPEALEVVLEQRALLRELAGAFEEAGVEYEIRIAVGDPAEEVPAMAEESDADFVVVGGRNRSPARQAVFGSVSQTIVRSVGCPVISIREGVRTTDP encoded by the coding sequence ATGGGAATCGACACGATACTGGTCGCGGTCGCGGAGGAGGACCAGGACCGGGGTGACGTGATCGCGAGTACGGTGATCGACGTCGCGAAGCCGACGGGAGCGACGGTCGTGATCGCACACGTGATCGCCGAGGAGACCTACAGGGAGGTCGTCGAGCGAGCGGGCGCGGTGGTAGACGGGGACGACGACGACGTCCCGGAGTGGGCACGTCAGTGGGCACGGCTCGACGTGGGGATCGAGGGCGAGGTCCCGGAGTGGGTCGAACGGTGGGCGGTGTCGGAGGTGAGCGAGGAGCCGCGTGAGATATCCGGACCGGAGGCGCTAGAGGTGGTCCTCGAGCAGCGGGCGCTGCTCCGGGAGCTGGCGGGGGCGTTCGAGGAGGCGGGCGTCGAGTACGAGATCCGGATCGCGGTCGGCGATCCGGCAGAAGAGGTCCCCGCGATGGCCGAGGAGTCCGACGCCGACTTCGTCGTGGTCGGCGGTCGGAACCGCTCGCCGGCGCGACAGGCGGTGTTCGGAAGCGTCTCGCAGACGATCGTCCGGTCGGTCGGGTGTCCCGTCATCTCCATCCGCGAGGGCGTCCGCACGACCGATCCGTAA
- the cofC gene encoding 2-phospho-L-lactate guanylyltransferase — translation MPAPERAKVGRVVVPYDAREPCTRLSPVLDPDERWDFSRAMLADVLGAVRAAGYDPELLATAPIDVDAPVTVDERSLTPAVNDALSPGTAVVMADLALATPGTLSRLFEAEGDVVLVPGRGGGTNALVSRHPEFRVDYHDGSFLKHRRIADDSGISCRVVDSHRLATDIDEPGDLVEVLIHGEGRGRKWLREAGFELSGRWGHLGLSRDGEPVEASR, via the coding sequence ATGCCTGCGCCCGAGAGAGCGAAGGTCGGCCGGGTGGTCGTCCCGTACGACGCCCGAGAGCCGTGTACGAGGCTTTCCCCCGTTCTCGACCCGGACGAGCGGTGGGATTTCTCCAGAGCGATGCTCGCGGACGTGCTGGGCGCGGTCCGTGCAGCCGGGTACGACCCGGAACTGCTCGCGACGGCACCGATCGACGTCGACGCCCCGGTAACGGTCGACGAGCGCTCGCTCACCCCCGCGGTGAACGACGCCCTCTCGCCCGGTACTGCCGTCGTGATGGCCGACCTGGCGCTCGCCACTCCCGGAACGCTCTCCCGGCTGTTCGAGGCCGAAGGTGACGTCGTCCTCGTACCGGGCCGCGGCGGGGGGACGAACGCGCTCGTCTCGCGTCACCCCGAGTTCCGGGTCGACTACCACGACGGCTCGTTTCTCAAGCACCGCCGGATCGCCGACGATTCCGGCATCTCCTGTCGAGTGGTCGACTCCCACCGACTCGCGACCGACATCGACGAGCCCGGGGACCTCGTCGAGGTGTTGATCCACGGCGAGGGGCGGGGTCGAAAGTGGCTCCGGGAGGCGGGATTCGAACTCAGCGGGAGGTGGGGACACCTCGGACTCAGCCGTGACGGGGAGCCGGTGGAAGCGTCGCGGTGA
- a CDS encoding type II toxin-antitoxin system VapC family toxin: MILDTTFLHDLMYSDTDAVETAERIEATGQSIRLSAMSVYELYYGVGYTDQPDEERRKVENVIGSLPIAHADGVVMRRAGRIDGALEREGTKTGQSDLIVGATALVRDEPVLTRNVTDFERIPGVEVETY, encoded by the coding sequence ATGATCCTCGATACGACGTTCCTGCACGACCTGATGTACAGTGACACGGACGCGGTCGAGACCGCAGAGCGGATCGAGGCGACGGGCCAGTCGATTCGCCTCTCCGCGATGTCGGTGTACGAACTGTACTACGGCGTTGGATACACCGACCAGCCCGACGAAGAGCGACGGAAAGTCGAAAACGTGATCGGCTCGCTTCCGATCGCCCACGCCGACGGCGTCGTCATGCGGCGGGCAGGGCGAATCGACGGAGCGCTCGAACGCGAGGGCACGAAGACCGGTCAGTCCGACCTGATCGTCGGCGCGACCGCGCTCGTTCGCGACGAACCCGTACTCACGAGGAACGTCACCGACTTCGAACGGATCCCCGGAGTCGAGGTCGAAACCTACTGA